Part of the Flavobacterium sp. KS-LB2 genome is shown below.
GAAAATGAGTTTTATGAAGGTCGGTTTTTAGATACGGTAATCTATTCTATTTTGAACAAATAGTCATTATTTCCGTTTTCTTGATCATTACTAAAATACGTTTAAACTGACAATATAAACTTTAAACATAAAAGACAATCAAACATTAATGGCTATATTTGCGCCTGTTTTTAGTCAACAATTGATTTAAAAAAGTAGAAACCATTCTTTATGAAAAAATTATTTATTGCTTCTTTTATATTCTTTTCGTTCTTATTACAAGGACAAACTTACATCAAAGCAAATGCTTTTACTACTTTATTAACGATTCCAAACGTAGGTATTGAAACTAGTATTGGAGAAAAATCGACCTTACAATTTGATGTTTTGGCTTCTTTTTGGGAATCTGTAAATGGCAAACCTAGAGAGTTTTACACGTTCACATCAGAATATCGATATCATTTTAAAGAAAAACACAACGGATTTTATGCCGGAGTACACATAGGTGGGAGTTCTTTTAACTTTCAAAAAT
Proteins encoded:
- a CDS encoding DUF3575 domain-containing protein — its product is MKKLFIASFIFFSFLLQGQTYIKANAFTTLLTIPNVGIETSIGEKSTLQFDVLASFWESVNGKPREFYTFTSEYRYHFKEKHNGFYAGVHIGGSSFNFQKWNYLNTDNYEKGLGYFLGSTIGYQIKINDKFMLDCFLGGGWHQGFYKGYLISTNERVDGAIKYNKSGEWFPYRGGIMVSYKLN